In one window of Pseudomonas benzenivorans DNA:
- the trhO gene encoding oxygen-dependent tRNA uridine(34) hydroxylase TrhO, producing MTDKIVVAALYKFVTLTDYQALREPLLQTLLDNGIKGTLLLAEEGINGTVSGSRLGIDALLAWFRLDPRLADVDHKESYCDEQPFYRTKVKLKKEIVTLGVPGVDPNQRVGTYVEPQAWNELISDPEVLLIDTRNDYEVAIGTFEGAIDPKTKSFREFPDYIKAHFDPAKHKKVAMFCTGGIRCEKASSYMLGAGFEEVFHLKGGILKYLEDVPQEQTKWRGDCFVFDNRVTVRHDLSEGDYDQCHACRTPVSVADRESEFYSPGISCPHCWDSLPGKTRAGARERQKQIELAKARNQPHPLGRDPRQASEA from the coding sequence GACAAGATCGTCGTCGCGGCGCTGTACAAGTTCGTCACCCTGACGGACTACCAGGCGCTGCGCGAACCCCTGTTGCAAACCCTGCTGGACAACGGCATCAAAGGCACCTTGCTGCTGGCCGAGGAAGGTATCAACGGCACCGTCTCCGGCAGTCGCCTAGGCATCGACGCGCTGCTCGCCTGGTTCCGTCTCGACCCGCGGTTGGCCGACGTCGACCACAAGGAATCCTACTGCGACGAGCAGCCGTTCTATCGCACCAAGGTCAAGCTGAAGAAGGAGATCGTCACCCTCGGGGTGCCGGGCGTCGACCCCAACCAGCGGGTCGGCACCTATGTCGAGCCGCAGGCGTGGAACGAGCTGATCAGCGACCCCGAGGTGCTGCTGATCGATACCCGCAACGACTACGAGGTGGCCATCGGCACCTTCGAGGGCGCAATCGACCCCAAGACCAAGTCGTTCCGTGAGTTCCCCGACTACATCAAGGCGCATTTCGACCCGGCCAAGCACAAGAAGGTGGCGATGTTCTGCACCGGCGGCATCCGCTGCGAGAAGGCCTCCAGCTACATGCTCGGCGCCGGCTTCGAGGAGGTGTTCCACCTCAAGGGCGGTATCCTCAAGTACCTGGAGGACGTGCCCCAGGAGCAGACCAAGTGGCGCGGCGACTGCTTCGTCTTCGACAACCGGGTCACCGTGCGCCACGATCTGTCCGAGGGCGACTACGACCAGTGCCATGCCTGCCGCACCCCGGTGTCGGTGGCCGACCGCGAGTCCGAGTTCTATTCCCCGGGCATCAGCTGCCCGCATTGCTGGGATTCGCTGCCGGGGAAGACCCGTGCCGGCGCCCGCGAGCGGCAGAAGCAGATCGAACTGGCCAAGGCGCGCAACCAGCCGCATCCCCTGGGCCGTGACCCCCGCCAAGCCTCGGAGGCCTGA